Within the Cryptosporangium aurantiacum genome, the region GTCAGATCACCCCGGGCGCCGCGGCGGCCGGGCCCGGCATGGAGCAGCCCGCTGAGGGTGTGGGCCGCGGTGGCCAGCGCGATGACCGCCTCGTATCCGGGGACGAGCGGTTCCGGTACCAGGAATTCGGCCAGCTCACGCGCGGCCTCACGTCCGCTCGGCACCGGGCGGCGGTCGGGTGTCTCGTCCGGCTCGACCGGAGTAGTCGGCGGTCGGGCCTCCGGCTGCCAGACGACGCTCACGTACCAGGCCTGCAGTCCGGAGTGGTAGAGCCGGACGCGGCCCCCGGCGCCGTCCCGCCACAGCGTGTACCGCGCGATCTCGCCCGGGCCGCTGTTCACCGTGGCGAGCCGCGGGACCTCGCCGAACGTACAACCGTAGGCGCGGAGCTGCGCGAGGTAGCCGGTGAACGGCTCGGACCGGCGCCACGTCGCGTGCTCGGCGTCGCCACCGGGCGTCCGTTCGGCGCGGACCAGCGTGGCGTCGGGCGGCACCGGGAACCCGTCGGGGAAGCCGGGCGGCAGGCCGCGGTGGTCGAGTTCGATCAGCGGCTCGGTGCCGACGAACAGCTGGGCGTTCGGGTCGTTCTCGAAGGGCTCGGCCGGTCGCCGCCTGGGTTCGAGCCGCCCGTCGACACCGGCGCGCGCCAGGTGGTCCTGCACGATCCGGACGATCAGCGCGGAGTAGCGGATCTCGTCCTTCATGTCGATACGCAGGACGGAGACGCCGTCCTCGTCGAGGACCGCGCACCAGTTCGGCAGCGACCAGTCCGGCTCGTCGGGGTGCGGGATCCGGCTGATCTCCTCCGCCGCGCTCTGTAGCGCGGTGCGCGCGGCGGCCGGGTCACTCGCGTCGTACACCGCCAGCGCGACGGCGGACGAGTGGTCGGCCACATAGGAGACCAGTGCCGGGTCGTCAACGGACGCCATCCCGCGATCCTGCCAGCAACCGACCCCGAGGCGCGGGGTTACGGTGGGGCCGTGGGCGATGATCGGAGCCGGCCCGCCCGGGTCGAGGACGTGCATGAGCTGGCGCTGGCCATGCCGCACGTCACGGTCGTACCCGGCAGCTCGGGTAACCCCGTCTACCAGGTCGGCGGCAAGTCGTTCGTCTTCTTCCGCACGCGCCGACCCGACGCCGTCGACCCTGCGACGGGCGAGCGGTACCCGGACGTGATCATGTTCTGGGTGGAGTCCGAGGGCGACAAGCACGCGCTGGTCCAGGATGAGACGACGCCGTTCTTCACCACACCGCACTTCGACGGGCACCCGTCGGTCCTGGTGCGGGCCGCCAGGCTCGGTGAGCTGACCTACGAGGAACTGGCGGAGGTGGTCCAGGACGCGTGGCTGTCCCGCGCCTCGGCGCGCCGCGCCACCGCCTGGCTGCGCGCCCAGGGCGCCTGACCCCGCGGGCTCGGCGGCGCCGCCCCTTCCGTGGTTCCGTGGCGGCACCGCCGCCCGGGGTTACTTCGGGGCCACCGCGAACGTGTTCACGTCCCGGCCGATGACCTCGGCCTTCCCGTCCTCGACCACCTGCAACGTCGCACCGGATGAGCGCCGGATCCCGCCGGGCGCGACCGTGAGCGGTCCGGTCAGCTCGAGCACGCGCCGATCGCCGAGGTCGGCACCGTCCTGAGCCTTGCGGTCGGTTTCCTTCCACGCGTTCCCGCCGCGCTCGTACACGGTCGCCGCGGTCGAGTGCGTCGGGGTCTCCGGCTGCTCGGCGAGCTCCGGCCGGCACGGGATCGGCCCGGGGACGTACGCGACGAACAGCTTCCCCTCCGCGTCGAACCACAGCCCGGCGACGAACAGCGCCGCGGTCGAGGGCGGCGGCGTCAACGTCACGGTCCCCCGCGACCGCAGATTGACCACGACGACGCTGTCGGTCGCCGGGCAGGTCGTGCCGGCCTTGTCGAGCGTGTACGCCAGCTGGGCGCCGTCCGGGCTCACGGTGCCGTTGATCGGCACGCTCGTCGACTTCTCCTCGAACGCCACCGTCGCCTTGCGGTCGCTGCCGACCCGATAGACGGTCTTGGGTGAATCGATCGAACGGGCGGCGACGAAGTAGATCGCGTCACCCTTCGGCGCCCCGGCGAGCAGACCCAGATAGGTCGGCCCGCCGGACAGGTCGAACCCCGCCGGTAAGCCATCCGACTCGAATGCTTGCGGTTCGCCGCCCGCGCGCGGATAGGTATCCGGACCGCCGAGCGAGCCCTCGCCGACCAGGTCGGCACCGAGGAACGCCTGCGAGCCGCAGAACACCGTGCATTCCCAGTGCCGGACGGGGTTGCCGGTGACCGCCGCCCGGTAGATCCGGCTCTCGCTGAGGTCGGGCTTGCCGGCCACCCAGGTCAGCTCCGATCCGTCACCGGACCACTGCAGCGCCTCCGCGCGCCAGCCGGCCGGGAGTGCCGCGACCCGGGTGACCTTCCCGTCGGCGGCGCGCACCGAGACCGCCGCCCCGTCGGCCAGCGCGATCCGCGGCGTCGTCGGGGGCTTCGCGTCGGGCTCCGGGTCGGACCCGCCGCACGCTCCGGCTGCGAGCAGCAGCACCACAACCACAACGGCTCGACTCCACGCCACTCCGACCTCCGGAACCACCGACACCCGTGGTGGTCCATTGTGGCCCGCACCGGCGCCCCGGGGTGCCCGAACTCGCCCGCTGCCGCGCTTCCGGCCCGTGTCGAACGCGGATCGGTCCAGCCAGGGCTGGACCGATCCGCGTTTCATCCGGAGCGGCCGGTCGGCACCGGGCAGGCGTCAAGCACGCGACGGGGCCCGGAGTGCGGTGTGCACTCCGGGCCCCGTTATCTATTGCCCTACGACTCAGTAACCGTAGTCCCAGCAGTAGTCGCGCTTCTTGTGGTGACGCCGACGGCGACGCGGCTTGTAGCAGTCGTCGTAGTCGTAGTCGCGCTTGTAACCACAGTCGTAGTCGTAGTCGTAGCCGCTCATGTCGTCCAGCCTCCTGAGGCTTTGTCGTCCGGGGCCGTTCCCCGTGTGCCACTAGATTCGCCCGGATCGCCGCGGAGTTCGATCGGCCGGGGAACGGCCACACCGTTCCGTTGCGAACACTCGCGGTGACCGGTCGGTGGCGATTGCCCCGGTGCGGGTTTGGCCCGAGCATGAGTCACCATGGCCGACCGTCAGCACCTGCCCTCGTTCAGCGGCGCCACCGCGTGGCTCAACTCCGAACCGCTCGACCCCGACGGGCTGCGCGGCCACGTCGTCCTGGTGAACTTCTGGACGCTGACGTGCATCAACTGGCTCCGGCAGGAGCCGTACGTCCGCGCCTGGGCGCAGGCCTACCGCGACGACGGGCTGGTCGTCGTCGGCGTCCACACGCCGGAGTTCTCGTTCGAGCACGACGTCGATCGGATCCGCCTGGCGATCGCGGAGCGGGCGATCGACTACCCGGTCGCGGTCGACAGCGACTACGGGGTCTGGCGCGCGTTCGACAACCACTACTGGCCGGCCCTCTACGTCGCCGACACCGACGGTGTGCTCCGCGACCACCACTTCGGCGAGGGACGCT harbors:
- a CDS encoding MmcQ/YjbR family DNA-binding protein produces the protein MPHVTVVPGSSGNPVYQVGGKSFVFFRTRRPDAVDPATGERYPDVIMFWVESEGDKHALVQDETTPFFTTPHFDGHPSVLVRAARLGELTYEELAEVVQDAWLSRASARRATAWLRAQGA